A window of the Zeugodacus cucurbitae isolate PBARC_wt_2022May chromosome 4, idZeuCucr1.2, whole genome shotgun sequence genome harbors these coding sequences:
- the LOC105212542 gene encoding protein scarlet, with the protein MSTDNLISMEQTRSVDPPHAEYAANAKIIPNTTANNNNNTICLDASEQIELQDVVGLPSNGNNKRNGDNARARSCSLNGNNPNEASPGLVSGGAGSRNAITDISNTPPRSASTRNSSERSLPLRSYSKWSPTEQGATLVWRDLCVYTTGDRNGAAGGGGSLHQMKRIINNSTGAVQPGNLMALMGSSGSGKTTLMSTLAFRQPAGTIVQGEILINGRRIGPFMHRISGYVYQDDLFIDTLTVLEHLTFMAHLRLDRRVSRRERKAIINDLLERTGLLSVAHTRIGSGDDKKMLSGGERKRLAFAVELLNDPVILFCDEPTTGLDSFSAQQLVQTLYDLAKKGTTILCTIHQPSSQLFDMFNNVLLLADGRVAFTGSPQNALNFFAENGYHCPEAYNPADFLIGVLATDPGYEQASQRSAQHLCDMFAVSGAAKQRDMLVNLEIHMAQTGDYPFDAEVDAFRSAAWYKKFHMLWYRASLSLMRDPTVQRMRFFQKMAIAIIIGACFAGTITVSQLGVQAVQGALFVMISENTFHPMYSVLNVFPQGFPLFLRETRSGMYSTAQYYVANILAMLPGMIIEPLLFVIICYWITGLRSTFFAFSITAISIVLVMNVATACGCFFSTAFNSVPLAMAYLVPVDYIFMITSGIFIKISTLPTAFYWTQFLSWMLYANEAMTIAQWSGVQNITCFEESENLPCFHTGQDVLDKYSFNESNLYRNLLAIVAIYFGFHILGCYCLWRRAKKI; encoded by the exons atgtcaacagATAATCTCATCTCGATGGAGCAAACACGCAGCGTTGATCCGCCACACGCTGAGTACGCGGCGAACGCGAAAATCATTCCCAACACCaccgctaacaacaacaacaacaccatttgCTTGGATGCAAGCGAGCAAATTGAGTTGCAGGATGTTGTTGGTCTACCGAGCAATGGCAATAATAAACGTAACGGTGATAATGCACGCGCCAGAAGCTGCAGCCTGAATGGCAACAACCCCAACGAGGCTAGTCCTGGCCTGGTGAGTGGTGGCGCCGGCAGTCGCAACGCCATTACCGACATCTCCAACACACCGCCACGCAGCGCCTCCACGCGCAACAGTTCGGAGCGCAGCCTGCCGCTGCGTAGCTACAGCAAGTGGTCGCCCACGGAGCAGGGCGCCACCTTGGTGTGGCGCGACTTGTGCGTCTACACGACGGGCGATCGGAACGGCGCGGCCGGTGGCGGCGGCAGTCTGCACCAAATGAAGCGCATCATTAACAACTCGACAGGTGCGGTGCAGCCGGGCAATTTGATGGCGCTAATGGGTTCCAG TGGCTCTGGTAAGACGACATTGATGTCAACACTCGCCTTCCGTCAACCAG CCGGCACAATTGTTCAGGGTGAGATCTTGATAAACGGCCGTCGCATTGGACCATTTATGCATCGCATCAGCGGTTATGTGTATCAGGatgatttatttatcgacaCTTTAACCGTGCTGGAGCACTTGACATTTATG GCCCATCTGCGCTTGGATCGTCGTGTCAGCCGTCGCGAACGCAAGGCAATTATAAACGATCTGTTGGAGCGCACCGGTCTGCTGTCCGTCGCACACACGCGCATCGGTTCCGGCGATGACAAGAAAATGTTGTCGGGTGGTGAGCGCAAGCGATTGGCGTTCGCTGTCGAGCTACTTAACGATCCGGTCATCTTGTTCTGTGACGAACCGACCACCGGATTGGATTCGTTTAGCGCTCAGCAATTGGTGCAGACACTTTATGATTTGGCTAAAAAGGGCACCACCATCCTATGCACTATACATCAGCCCTCCAGTCAGCTCTTTGATATGTTCAATAACGTGCTGCTGTTGGCCGATGGGCGTGTGGCCTTCACTGGTTCACCACAAAATGCGCTCAACTTCTTCGCTGAGAACGGTTACCACTGTCCGGAGGCTTACAATCCGGCGGACTTCTTGATCGGTGTGTTGGCCACGGATCCGGGTTATGAGCAGGCCTCTCAGCGGTCCGCGCAACATTTGTGCGATATGTTTGCGGTTAGCGGTGCGGCAAAACAACGCGATATGCTGGTCAATCTGGAGATACATATGGCTCAGACGGGTGATTATCCTTTCGACGCGGAGGTTGATGCTTTTCGTTCGGCTGCTTGGTACAAGAAGTTCCATATGCTTTGGTATCGTGCTTCGCTGTCGCTGATGCGTGATCCGACGGTACAGCGTATGCGATTCTTCCAAAAAATGGCTATAGCGATTATTATAGGCGCATGTTTTGCCGGCACTATAACGGTCTCACAACTGGGTGTGCAGGCGGTGCAGGGCGCACTGTTTGTCATGATTTCCGAAAATACCTTTCATCCGATGTACTCCGTTTTGAATGTCTTCCCTCAAGGCTTCCCATTATTTCTACGCGAAACACGTTCCGGAATGTATTCGACCGCACAGTACTATGTGGCCAATATACTGGCGATG CTACCCGGTATGATCATTGAACCTTTACTATTCGTTATAATCTGTTATTGGATAACCGGCTTACGATCCACATTCTTCGCATTCAGCATAACGGCCATCTCCATCGTGCTGGTTATGAATGTGGCAACAGCCTGCGGTTGCTTCTTTTCCACCGCGTTCAATTCAGTTCCATTGGCCATGGCTTACTTGGTGCCTGTCGATTACATTTTCATGATAACATctggaattttcattaaaattag CACTTTGCCAACGGCGTTTTATTGGACACAATTCCTGTCATGGATGTTGTATGCAAATGAAGCGATGACGATTGCACAGTGGTCCGGTGTCCAAAACATAA CCTGTTTCGAGGAGAGCGAGAACTTGCCGTGCTTCCACACAGGTCAGGATGTGCTGGACAAATACAGTTTTAATGAGTCGAACCTCTACCGAAATTTGCTGGCGATTGTGGCTATTTACTTTGGCTTCCACATTTTGGGCTGCTACTGTCTGTGGCGTCGCGCTAAGAAGATTTAA